DNA sequence from the Caulobacter segnis genome:
GACCCCGGCCCCGCCGCCGCCGAGTGCATGTTGGCCCTGGAGCGGATCTGCCGCGCGGGGACCGGCGGTCTGGTGGGCACGGTCGGCCGCATGACCGCCTTGCCCGGCGCGTTCAACGTCATCCCCGGCGCGGTCGAGTTCTCGATGGACATCCGCGCCGAGACCTCGGCGACACGTGACGAGGCCGTGATCACCGTCAGCGCCGAGATCCACGCCATCGCCGCCAAGCGCGGCCTCAAGGCCGAGATCCAGCTGATGCAGGCCCTGGCCGAAAGCCCCTGCGATCCGTCGCTGATGGGTCTACTGGAAGAGGCCCTCGCCGACCTCTCCCTTTCGCCTCGGCGCCTCCCCTCGGGCGCGGGTCACGACGCCATGGTGATGGCCGACCTCTGCCCCGTCGCCATGCTGTTCATCCGCTGCGAGGGCGGGATCAGCCATAACCCGGCCGAGGCCGTCACCGAGGCCGACTGCGCCCTGGCGGCCCAGGCCATGCTCCATTTCATCGACAAGCTAGAACGACGCGAACGCGCATGACCGATACATTTAAAGAGCTCGACCACCCCGCCCGCCTGCTGATGGGTCCAGGCCCCATCAATGTGCACCCACGCGTGCTGCGGGCGATGTCGGTGCAGTTGCTGGGCCAGTTCGACCCCGAGTTCACCGGCTATATGAACGAGGTCATGGCGCTGTATCGCGGCGTCTTCCAGACCACGAACCGCTGGACCTTCCTGGTCGACGGCACCTCGCGCGCGGGCATCGAGGCGGCGCTGGTCTCGACCCTGTCGCCGGGCGACGATGTCGTGGTGGTCAATGCCGGGCGCTTTGGCCTGCTGCTGGCCGAGATCGCCGAGCGCTGCGACGCCAAGGTCACCTTCGTCGAGGGCGAATGGGGCAAGGCCGTCGATCCGCAGGCCATCGAGGACGCCGTTACCCGTGTGAAGCCGCGCCTGGTGGCCTGCGTCCACGGCGACACCTCGACCACCATCGCCCAGCCGATCGAGGCGATCGGCGAGATCTGCCGCCGCCACGACGCCCTGCTCTATGTCGACGCCACCGCCACCCTGGGCGGCATGAGCGTGCCTGTGGATAACTGGCAAGCCGACATCGTCACCGCCGGGCTGCAGAAGTGCATGGGCGGTCCTTCGGGCTCGGCCCCGATCACCATCAGCGACCGCGCCGCCGACCACATCTTCGGCCGACGCCACGTCGAGAAAGGCCTGGCGGCGGCGGGCGCGACCGGCAACGGCCGGCGCATCGCCTCCAACTATTTCGACCTGGCGATGATCATGGACTACTGGTCCGACAAGCGTCTGAACCACCACACCGAAGCGGCCAGCATGCTGTTCGCCTCGCGCGAATGCGCGCGGATCGTTCTGGAGGAAGGTCTCGACGCCCGCTTCGCGCGACACACTCAAGCGGGCGCGGCGATGGTCGCCGGCATCGAGGCGCTGGGCCTGACGGTCTATGGCGACCAAGCCCACAAGATGACCAACGTCACCGGCGTGATCGCTCCGGCCGGCGTCGACTACGACCGGGTGAAGGCCCGGATGCGCACCGAGTTCGAGATCGAGATCGGCGCGGCCTTCGGTCCCCTGGCCGGCAAGATCTGGCGTATCGGGACCATGGGCGTGAACGCCCGCAAGCACGCCGTCCTGCAGACCCTGGCGGCGCTGGAGGCGGTGCTGCGCTGGGAAGGCTTCC
Encoded proteins:
- a CDS encoding pyridoxal-phosphate-dependent aminotransferase family protein → MTDTFKELDHPARLLMGPGPINVHPRVLRAMSVQLLGQFDPEFTGYMNEVMALYRGVFQTTNRWTFLVDGTSRAGIEAALVSTLSPGDDVVVVNAGRFGLLLAEIAERCDAKVTFVEGEWGKAVDPQAIEDAVTRVKPRLVACVHGDTSTTIAQPIEAIGEICRRHDALLYVDATATLGGMSVPVDNWQADIVTAGLQKCMGGPSGSAPITISDRAADHIFGRRHVEKGLAAAGATGNGRRIASNYFDLAMIMDYWSDKRLNHHTEAASMLFASRECARIVLEEGLDARFARHTQAGAAMVAGIEALGLTVYGDQAHKMTNVTGVIAPAGVDYDRVKARMRTEFEIEIGAAFGPLAGKIWRIGTMGVNARKHAVLQTLAALEAVLRWEGFQAPPGAGVDAAAKVFA